One region of Babylonia areolata isolate BAREFJ2019XMU chromosome 29, ASM4173473v1, whole genome shotgun sequence genomic DNA includes:
- the LOC143275039 gene encoding uncharacterized protein LOC143275039, translating into MSTRSADVISVATPLQPPSTAVTSASAGRGRKSGGGNNARKGGGGGGGGGGGRRGGGGGGGGGCFCCCGGPKRAGSGAESGKNKKKRHKGSNPQTGAPEGSSGPAPSGGAHADGTVASGITGLSQISDLPRYDSSDNDMNTAHPTTIPCPGPPTITTTTTTTTNTITTNNTKETRCHRCGRYMRKFFRVFCSLLGLTILVTGYAVGGGFMFAYLEREHEMLIREDVVKRRERAVQVLWNVTDELNILYEHQWKERAGAILEQFQGEMHDLIHRGWDGAQAGQQATSWTLGSSLLYSITVITTIGYGNVTPKTLIGRYVTIAYAIVGIPMCLMWLASMGGLMASAFRFLYKRIADLCLCLACKAPYRKKRPQQRRKIQQLTDDDAILAVEGGLAGRGGGGRGGRGSSSNNNNKKKAAGMKKKAKKKGGGGGGGGGGGGGGAGGGGGESEETKRIRVPLFVSLLILLLYIVLGAVLFSMWEGWEFSVAAYFCFVTLSTIGFGDYVPGFGTDMSQGKAIGNAFYLILGLALLAMCFDLMQEEVTITFRSLAQKISFLTSDSSSSTSSSQDKYRPARKREGGGGGICGDGGGVNKPLLGEKQEGVRRGAGKVELEEEEEGRLTFRRRPFTVSMPHTTSRSMHALVDAGREGDEDDTTLPRTLVRGRLYTVSAATTRYGPMPQTAGGGAGAGGGGGDNTSNTRIMPRTISRSSTTTPTPTSTTTTNNNNNNNSSSGLGNNKNSGLEGGSWETQQHSLSQPQHQPVPRSMSVPPQALAETLDLLEHMSLSRRSSSPASMKAQRIHRSRSPVRGRPKSRGPASEDRGGNVDVATEEEEEEDEDDDDTLDAESMASSTDLVKVAHALRRERQQHDHHHLLHHQHHHHQLHPHHHYHQPSPPLPPPPPPPPPHHHPPPMVPSPTPTSSTSDDTATLPAYTHPHNNPAMTTFRPQPMGGTGGDGGGGGGGDVGGGGGGVGSTTPGPHSGVVVGGGGGGTTATSSTLMPSSSSSPFRSPSSRCPSRAQSSSSPGTTSYYQDLDLLSSSSSYREVEGEGEGGVVGVGGGGGGGGVYEMDEEYVDSPTDLEILLPLPPPPSSAFSKPRPPSSVGSRYSDVQEGYGYLHQQQQQQQEQQQWQQQQQQQQQQQLRQQQQRQLQLQQQLQQQQQQQQQQWHHHHHHHHPSKQQQQQKAMNKVHSSDSSILPPRCVSPRPRVPKTPQHKVAPPSSGSGHNSPEVKRHPPPTLPKTRKVSAIAQAL; encoded by the exons ATGTCCACGCGCAGCGCTGACGTCATTTCCGTCGCCACGCCTCTGCAGCCGCCGTCAACAGCAGTGACATCAGCGAGTGCCGGAAGGGGAAGGAAATCCGGAGGAGGCAACAAcgcgaggaagggaggaggaggaggaggaggagggggagggggaagaaggggaggaggaggaggaggaggaggtggctgcttctgttgctgcggAGGTCCCAAGCGCGCTGGAAGCGGCGCCGAGAGCGGGAAGAATAAG AAGAAGCGGCACAAGGGCAGCAACCCACAGACAGGGGCACCAGAGGGCAGCTCGGGTCCGGCACCGTCAGGCGGCGCCCACGCTGATGGCACCGTGGCCTCTGGCATAACAGGGCTGTCCCAGATCTCTGATCTACCCAG GTACGACTCCTCGGACAACGACATGAATaccgcccaccccaccaccatcccctgccccggccctcccaccatcaccaccaccaccaccaccaccaccaacaccatcaccaccaacaacaccaaggaAACAAGGTGTCACCGGTGCGGACGGTACATGCGAAAATTCTTCCGGGTGTTCTGTTCACTGCTGGGCCTGACCATCCTGGTCACCGGGTACGCCGTGGGTGGTGGCTTCATGTTCGCTTACCTGGAGAGAGAGCACGAGATGCTGATTCGAGAGGACGtggtgaag cggCGGGAGCGAGCGGTGCAGGTCCTTTGGAACGTCACCGACGAGCTGAACATCCTGTACGAGCACCAGTGGAAGGAGCGAGCCGGGGCCATCCTGGAGCAGTTCCAGGGAGAGATGCACGACCTCATCCACCGGGGCTGGGACGGGGCTCAGGCAGGGCAGCAGGCTACCTCCTGGACTCTGGGCTCTTCGCTGCTCTActccatcaccgtcatcaccaccattg GATATGGGAACGTGACCCCCAAGACGCTGATCGGCCGCTACGTGACCATCGCCTACGCCATCGTGGGCATCCCCATGTGCCTGATGTGGCTGGCCTCCATGGGCGGCCTCATGGCCTCTGCCTTCAGGTTCCTCTACAAGCGCATTGCGGACCTCTGCCTCTGCCTGGCCTGCAAGGCTCCGTACCGCAAGAA ACGACCCCAGCAACGCAGAAAGATACAACAGCTGACGGACGATGACGCAATCCTTGCCGTGGAGGGAGGtctagcaggaagaggaggaggaggacgaggaggacgtggcagcagcagcaacaacaacaacaagaaaaaagcggctggaatgaagaagaaggcgaaaaagaaaggaggaggaggaggcggaggaggaggaggtggaggaggcggtgccggaggaggaggaggagaaagcgaGGAGACGAAGCGCATACGGGTGCCCCTGTTCGTGTCGCTGCTGATCCTGTTGCTGTACATCGTGTTGGGCGCTGTGCTGTTCTCCATGTGGGAAGGGTGGGAGTTCTCTGTGGCTGCCTACTTCTGCTTCGTCACGCTCTCCACCATCGGCTTCGGGGACTACGTTCCGG GTTTCGGCACGGACATGAGCCAGGGCAAGGCCATCGGAAACGCCTTCTACCTGATCCTGGGCCTGGCCCTGCTGGCCATGTGCTTCGACCTCATGCAGGAGGAGGTGACCATCACCTTCAGGTCCCTGGCGCAGAAGATCTCCTTCCTCAcatcagacagcagcagcagcacatccTCCTCTCAGGACAAGTACAGACCcgcgagaaagagggagggtgggggcggggggatctGCGGGGACGGAGGAGGGGTGAACAAGCCTCTGCTGGGGGAGAAacaggagggggtgcggaggggagccGGGAAggtggagttggaggaggaggaggaagggaggctgACGTTCCGGAGGAGGCCCTTCACGGTCAGCATGCCCCACACCACCTCCAGGTCCATGCACGCGCTGGTGGAcgccgggagggagggggacgaggaCGACACCACCCTCCCCAGGACCCTGGTTCGGGGACGTCTGTACACAGTCTCCGCGGCCACCACGCGCTACGGGCCCATGCCGCAGACTgcagggggaggagcaggagcaggaggaggaggaggagataacaCCTCAAACACTCGCATCATGCCGAGAACCATCAGtcgcagcagcaccaccacccccacccccacttccaccaccacgaccaacaacaacaacaacaacaacagtagtagtggcctgggcaacaacaagaacagcggaCTAGAAGGAGGAAGTTGGGAGACTCAGCAACACTCCCTGTCCCAGCCTCAGCACCAGCCCGTGCCCAGGTCCATGTCCGTGCCTCCCCAGGCCCTGGCGGAGACTCTGGACCTCCTGGAGCACATGAGTCTGTCCCGGAGGTCCTCCTCACCGGCCTCCATGAAGGCGCAGCGCATCCACCGCTCCCGTTCCCCGGTGAGGGGCAGACCCAAGTCCCGGGGCCCCGCCAGCGAGGACAGGGGAGGTAACGTGGATGTGGccactgaggaagaggaggaggaagacgaagacgatgatgatacgCTGGATGCGGAGTCCATGGCCTCTTCTACAGACCTCGTCAAG GTGGCACACGCACTGAGGAGGGAGCGCCAacaacacgaccaccaccacctcctccaccaccagcaccatcatcatcagctccacccccaccaccactaccaccaaccctcccctccccttcctcctcctcctcctcccccacctccccaccaccaccccccacccatggTCCCGTCCCCGACACCGACCTCCTCCACTTCTGACGACACCGCCACCCTCCCtgcctacacccacccccacaacaacccAGCCATGACCACCTTCAGGCCCCAGCCCATGGGAGGAACAGGcggggacggaggaggaggaggaggaggagatgtgggaggaggaggagggggagtgggcagCACCACGCCAGGACCTCACTCGGGGGTCGTCgtcggcgggggtgggggcggcaccACCGCCACCAGCAGCACCCTGATGCCCAGCTCCTCATCCTCCCCGTTCCGGAGCCCCTCCTCGCGCTGCCCGAGCCGCGCCCAGTCGTCCTCCTCCCCGGGCACCACCAGCTACTACCAGGACCTGGATctcctgtcctcttcctcctcctacagggaggtggaaggggaaggggaaggaggagtagttggagtaggaggaggaggaggaggaggaggggtctaCGAGATGGACGAGGAGTACGTGGACTCCCCCACCGACCTCGaaatcctccttccccttccccctcccccttcctccgccttctccaaaccccgccccccttcttccGTCGGCTCACGGTACTCGGACGTTCAGGAGGGCTACGGGTAcctccatcaacaacaacaacaacaacaagagcagcagcaatggcagcagcagcaacaacaacaacaacaacaacagctccggcagcaacagcaaagacagttacagctgcagcagcagttacaacaacagcagcagcagcaacaacaacagtggcaccaccaccaccaccatcatcaccccagcaagcagcagcagcagcagaaagccATGAACAAGGTTCacagcagcgacagcagcatTCTGCCTCCCAG GTGCGTCAGTCCAAGACCGCGGGTCCCTAAGACGCCACAGCACAAGGTGGCGCCCCCTAGCTCCGGCAGCGGCCATAACTCTCCAGAAGTCAAGcggcacccccctcccaccctccccaagaCGAGAAAAGTGTCAGCCATTGCTCAGGctctttga